The following coding sequences lie in one Bos taurus isolate L1 Dominette 01449 registration number 42190680 breed Hereford chromosome 28, ARS-UCD2.0, whole genome shotgun sequence genomic window:
- the C28H10orf71 gene encoding cardiac-enriched FHL2-interacting protein: MQGSKKCMDGFSDSSSIGSVLDDADKEVSSLTDRAFRSLCISEDASFHDSDLALSPDITRQVFGNFHQGTVSHTHRKSGIWSQLPSQGTEHAGWAATFQQLPKYVQGEEKYPKSSSPLTPAQRRLEVPVSGLRSSNKPISKVSSLIKSFDRTESQRCDSGPPTSKPPALKNPPKFAPLPESGVNFCFDSAFLTVRRVPAEVSSTHQASHQPGRKHGEQEAPKNPEMASHGPNSFLPTSEHAANSFEPKFPSPAHKAATSEPGRGQEWARKGTFLHSENSAFESWNAHQPRLPERKDAADAVPESKALKRYEDTPLLREPPASEQKTSPCHVRANCSQEENKMAAGTLSTSGTWVSRDLGAQIFAMEEKASSSQADPPPLKPTHAPWRKPKPGKGGKDNLQDASEEKKQTNWRGPALYTKHNPQVQFPEKDALDMPVEPHEHYDPPFNISKLLTPVIPTKQVLESSDSQPAEITPTPPGQLNGYQEKDPSDCQSRDSYKSKAPSLLFNLKDVRKRVKSTYSPSPLMKGPDEKTRGNQESLSNGGLLPNGLEENPPDEFSKETPDDSPSVPLTSTQKDPKADPDAASADTYLTPTSPSIITKAPFCVNGEAANRNNYEKDDTNGESEMHDARPSWRSDSRQRLHRKHLSLKLCSEDPEAGKAAETQKTSGLENGFLRSISQETEPERQAGLQNPNFNPKFSPGPLSPEEEDVFYSDSQSDFMPGLKSKAKFSTSSSDQSFASFEDQQKTWFAETQQEDGRNNMNAGDGWKDEQEKVMEEDELEYGAVSNGNACVEEHSKRESLPEEESLPGGSPRKAPREEADFRRTGTGGSKSDTALPHAGGLAPSPGSTSNKHILFTIKDNTLRATPVIKPIMLPLLRSVSSESPLGSGHKEEELPRPGWGGDAGLCAPESQEMPSTLTPTSARGTHVKGVACEGLEGQERVPSATRPEASQAAPKWHVPSSPLTGEGQGLKPPQKATQKVTVNNCKSGSTDPVKLDAPRCIPTITLPEDDPEDQLPPQQLGAFWEEQVQGFNSHFLSTPRAGPPGRRWVTGELAASPNASSLEENSACSPAASSIWDDASQALSEPGLLPGEPPRSSPWASPSPGRVARREDLTHALAWEPGSDPQLEPSAEDLRTLSPRGSLLDVATSSASLLEKPEPPAQLERAAGKPPAVPPKTEKALRRAKKLASKRRKIDQPQEKHGERREEKLNPEDSERRPLSPGERPRPRLPVVRALPPPAHRHSVSALSEPVQRRPGGPQSLTPQPPYPATQKVLQDPQSGEYFVFDLPLQVKIKTFYDPETGKYVKVSIPSSEGASPEPTPLDALAAPYVLYPGFRPLPVTALMPLRCSSQLSAPTFLRQRPHTAEAAGLRPQSVHEVGLQLPSAAPSNPTQPSAGQRPEGHPQSAGQEGGDAPSLGIIPTNDLEDFATEGIS, translated from the coding sequence ATGCAGGGCAGCAAGAAGTGCATGGACGGCTTCAGTGACTCCTCAAGCATTGGCAGTGTGCTGGACGATGCAGACAAGGAGGTGAGCAGCCTCACGGACCGCGCGTTCCGGAGCTTGTGCATCTCAGAGGACGCATCCTTCCATGACTCCGACCTGGCCCTGTCCCCGGATATCACCCGCCAGGTGTTTGGGAATTTTCACCAGGGGACGGTGAgccacacacacaggaaaagcgGCATCTGGAGTCAGTTACCATCCCAAGGCACTGAGCATGCAGGCTGGGCGGCCACATTCCAACAGCTGCCCAAGTATGTTCAAGGGGAGGAAAAGTACCCCAAAAGCAGCTCCCCACTGACACCAGCCCAGAGGCGACTGGAAGTGCCAGTTTCTGGCCTGAGGAGCAGCAACAAGCCTATTTCCAAAGTGTCATCTCTGATCAAATCTTTCGACAGGACCGAGAGCCAGCGCTGTGACAGCGGGCCTCCTACCAGCAAGCCCCCAGCTCTCAAAAATCCCCCCAAATTTGCCCCTCTTCCGGAAAGTGGCGTCAACTTCTGCTTCGATTCTGCCTTTCTGACTGTCAGGAGGGTGCCTGCCGAAGTCTCCAGCACCCATCAGGCCAGCCACCAGCCTGGCCGGAAGCACGGGGAGCAGGAAGCCCCCAAGAATCCTGAAATGGCCAGTCACGGCCCCAACAGCTTCCTCCCAACATCTGAACATGCAGCCAATTCATTCGAGCCAAAGTTCCCCTCTCCTGCCCACAAGGCGGCCACCAGTGAGCCTGGAAGGGGCCAGGAGTGGGCTCGCAAAGGGACCTTTCTCCATAGTGAAAACAGTGCTTTTGAGTCATGGAATGCCCACCAGCCGAGGCTACCCGAGAGAAAGGATGCTGCTGACGCTGTCCCAGAAAGCAAGGCTCTCAAGCGTTATGAGGACACGCCCTTGTTAAGAGAGCCCCCGGCATCTGAGCAAAAAACCTCCCCCTGCCATGTCCGGGCCAACTGCAGTCAGGAAGAGAACAAGATGGCTGCAGGGACTCTCTCCACATCTGGAACCTGGGTGTCGAGGGATTTGGGAGCCCAGATATTTGCTATGGAAGAAAAAGCTTCCAGCTCACAGGCTGACCCTCCTCCGTTGAAACCGACCCATGCCCCCTGGAGGAAACCAAAGCCTGGCAAGGGAGGGAAAGACAATCTACAAGATGCTTCggaagagaagaaacagacaaactGGAGAGGCCCAGCCTTGTATACAAAGCACAATCCCCAGGTGCAGTTTCCAGAAAAGGATGCTCTTGATATGCCTGTGGAGCCCCACGAGCATTACGATCCTCCTTTCAACATCAGTAAGCTTCTGACCCCTGTCATACCCACCAAACAGGTCCTGGAGTCGTCTGACAGCCAGCCAGCGGAGATAACCCCTACACCCCCAGGACAGCTAAATGGATACCAAGAGAAGGATCCCAGTGATTGTCAGTCCCGGGACAGCTACAAATCTAAAGCCCCCAGCCTGCTGTTCAACCTCAAAGATGTGCGGAAGCGTGTGAAAAGCACATACAGTCCCTCGCCTCTCATGAAAGGCCCAGATGAGAAAACCAGAGGCAACCAAGAATCCCTGAGCAACGGCGGACTCCTTCCCAATGGGCTCGAGGAAAACCCTCCAGATGAGTTCTCTAAGGAGACACCAGATGACAGCCCTTCTGTGCCACTCACCAGTACCCAGAAGGACCCCAAAGCTGACCCTGATGCAGCCTCTGCAGACACCTACCTAACTCCCACCTCACCATCAATTATCACCAAAGCCCCCTTCTGTGTCAACGGCGAGGCTGCCAACAGGAACAACTATGAGAAGGATGATACCAATGGAGAATCAGAGATGCATGATGCCAGGCCCAGCTGGCGTTCAGACTCCAGGCAACGCCTCCACAGGAAACATCTGTCCCTGAAGCTTTGCAGCGAAGACCCTGAGGCAGGGAAGGCTGCAGAGACCCAAAAGACCTCCGGCCTAGAGAATGGATTCTTGAGATCCATCTCTCAAGAGACAGAACCCGAGAGACAGGCAGGACTTCAGAATCCAAACTTCAACCCGAAATTCTCCCCAGGGCCCCTTTCTCCCGAGGAGGAAGATGTGTTTTATAGCGACAGCCAGTCTGATTTTATGCCAGGCCTCAAAAGTAAGGCCAAATTCAGCACCAGCTCTTCGGATCAGTCCTTTGCCTCGTTTGAGGATCAGCAGAAGACGTGGTTCGCGGAGACCCAGCAGGAAGACGGCAGGAACAACATGAATGCAGGTGACGGTTGGAAGGATGAGCAGGAGAAAGTGATGGAGGAAGATGAGCTAGAGTACGGTGCCGTGAGTAATGGGAATGCGTGCGTGGAGGAGCACAGCAAGCGGGAATCCTTGCCAGAAGAAGAAAGTTTGCCAGGAGGTAGCCCCAGGAAGGCGCCGAGGGAGGAAGCTGATTTCAGACGCACTGGGACCgggggaagtaagtcagacacagctcTGCCACATGCCGGAGGCCTCGCCCCTTCACCAGGTTCCACTTCAAACAAGCACATACTCTTCACAATTAAAGACAACACGCTGAGGGCCACCCCCGTGATCAAACCCATCATGCTGCCCCTCTTGAGGTCCGTGTCCTCGGAGTCCCCACTGGGCAGTGGCCACAAAGAAGAAGAACTGCCAAGGCCAGGCTGGGGCGGGGATGCTGGTCTCTGTGCCCCTGAGAGCCAGGAAATGCCCAGCACGCTGACACCCACCAGTGCCCGGGGCACACACGTGAAGGGCGTGGCCTGTGAGGGGCTGGAGGGCCAAGAGAGGGTGCCCAGCGCCACCAGGCCGGAGGCCTCCCAGGCAGCCCCAAAGTGGCATGTTCCATCTTCTCCACTCACAGGAGAGGGCCAGGGGCTGAAGCCACCCCAAAAGGCCACACAGAAAGTTACGGTGAACAACTGCAAGAGCGGTTCCACAGACCCGGTGAAGCTGGACGCTCCAAGGTGCATCCCCACCATAACTTTGCCGGAAGATGACCCAGAAGACCAGCTACCCCCACAGCAGCTGGGGGCTTTTTGGGAAGAGCAGGTGCAAGGCTTCAATAGTCACTTTTTATCGACTCCCAGAGCAGGGCCCCCGGGGAGAAGATGGGTCACCGGTGAGCTGGCGGCTTCCCCCAATGCCAGctccctggaggagaacagtgcatgctccccTGCTGCCAGCAGCATTTGGGACGATGCTTCCCAGGCCCTCAgtgagcctggcctgctgccagGGGAGCCTCCGCGCAGCAGCCCCTGggccagccccagccctggcagGGTGGCCCGGAGGGAAGACCTGACGCATGCCCTTGCGTGGGAGCCTGGCTCCGACCCCCAGCTGGAGCCATCAGCCGAAGACCTCAGGACGCTTTCTCCAAGAGGCTCACTGCTGGACGTGGCCACCAGCTCGGCTAGCCTCCTGGAGAAGCCAGAGCCTCCTGCTCAGCTGGAGAGGGCGGCTGGCAAGCCACCTGCAGTCCCGCCCAAAACAGAGAAGGCCCTGCGGCGGGCAAAGAAGCTGGCAAGCAAGAGGAGAAAGATCGACCAGCCACAGGAGAAGCATGGAGAACGCCGGGAAGAAAAGCTGAACCCTGAGGACTCAGAGCGACGGCCGCTGTCCCCCGGAGAGAGGCCCCGCCCCAGGCTCCCCGTGGTCCGCGCCCTGCCCCCTCCCGCGCACCGCCACTCGGTGTCAGCCCTTTCAGAGCCAGTCCAGAGGAGGCCTGGGGGGCCCCAGTCGCTTACACCCCAGCCCCCTTACCCTGCCACCCAGAAGGTCCTCCAGGACCCCCAGTCTGGAGAGTACTTTGTCTTCGATCTGCCGCTCCAGGTGAAAATCAAGACCTTCTATGACCCAGAGACAGGCAAATACGTCAAGGTCTCCATCCCATCCTCTGAGGGGGCCTCCCCTGAGCCAACCCCGCTGGACGCCCTTGCTGCCCCCTACGTGCTGTACCCCGGCTTCCGGCCCCTGCCCGTGACGGCTCTGATGCCCCTGCGCTGCTCCTCTCAGCTCTCTGCCCCCACCTTCCTAAGGCAGCGCCCTCACACCGCAGAGGCAGCCGGCCTCAGGCCCCAGAGCGTCCACGAGGTGGGCCTGCAGCTGCCCTCTGCGGCTCCCAGCAACCCCACCCAGCCCTCTGCAGGCCAGCGCCCCGAGGGGCACCCCCAGAGTGCAGGGCAGGAGGGGGGAGATGCTCCAAGCCTGGGCATCATCCCCACCAACGACCTAGAGGACTTTGCCACAGAAGGCATTTCTTGA